Genomic window (Bradyrhizobium sp. 186):
TGATGATGTCAGTCACTTGACCGTCTCCCGCAAGTGAGGTCCCGTGTTCGTGTCTACGATGATCGGCGTCGAGATATCGACCGGATCGACCCAGCCGCCGCCGAGCGCCTTCGCGAGAGAAATGTAGTCCTTGGCGGCCGAGACCTTGCTTTGGATCAGCGAATCTTCGGCTGAATAAAGCGAACGCTCGGCGTCGAGCACGTCGATGAAGCTCGCGCTGCCGGTTTCGAACAGCGATCGCGACAGTCGCGCCGCCTCGCGGTAGTTCTTCGCCGCCTCCGTCAGCTTGGCAGCGCGCACGCGTTCGCGCGACAGCGAAACCAGGGCGTTCTCGACGTCCTCAAGCGCGGTGAGCAGGGTCGAATGGAACGTGGCGAACGCCTGGTCGCGTTGCGCTTCCGCAATCCTGGCCGTTGCCTGGCGCTTCCCCGCATCAAAGACCGGCACCGTGACCGAGGGCCCGACCGACCAGCTGACGCTGGAATATTTGGCGAGATCGCCGGCGCGTAGCGCGGAGGTGCCGACCGAGCCGGTCAACGACACGGCCGGGTATCGATCGGCTTCAGCCTGGCCGATCTTGGCGGTGGCCTGTGCAAGCTTGCGTTCGGCGCTCACCACGTCGGGACGGCTCAAGAGGAGATCGGCTGGGAGTCCTGCGGGCAGCGGCATGCGCGGTGCAGGAACGGGCGCGGACTGCGCCAGCAGCGAAGCGACGCCGTCAGGCGGCCGCCCGAGCAGGATTCCCAGCCGATGAACGTCGGCCGCGAGCGCTGCCTGATAGGTCGGAACGTTCGCTTCGGTGCTGGCGGCTTGAGCGGTTGCCTTGGCGAGATCGACGGCGTTACCGCTCCCGGCGTCGTATTTGCTGCGGGTGAGCTTCTCGGTGTCGCGCTGCGACACCGCGGTGCGTTGCGCCAGCGCGATTCGGGCCTGATAGCCCCGCGCCTCCACATAGTAGACGGCGACGTCGCCGATCAGGGTGACGAGGCTGTCGCGCAAATCTTTCTCGGCAGATTGCTCCCCGCGCAGCGCCGCTTCGATGCCCCGCTGCGTGCCTCCGAATAGATCGAGCTCCCAGCTCGAATCGAAGCTCGCCTGGTGAAGCGCATAGGGTGCGCTGTCGACGAGGACGGAGGCAGACCCGGCGCTGGACTTGTTGTCCGTCACCGAGCCCGTGCCGCTCACGGAAGGAAACAGGCCTGCGGTGGTCTGCTGGACCGTTGCGCGCGCCTCGCGCACGACCGCCTTCGCCTTTGCGACGCTCGGATTGGCTTCGGCGGCTTGCTCGATGAGCCGGTTGAGCAAGGGATCGCGCAGACGCAGCCACCAGCGATCCAGCCTGCCGCTCTCCCGTCGAGAGGCGGATTTGATGCTCCAGTGCGAAGGAAGCTCCAGCCTGGGCGGGCCGGCATAGTTCGGACCGACCGCACAGCCGGCCAATGAGCCGCTCAGCATCAACGCGACGCAGACTGATCCGGCGCGCGAAAGGGCGGTGCGCAACAGGCTGGGCGTCGGATGATGATTCTCCTTTGCGGATGACACGGGGACTACGACGAACAAGTGTGACGGCATCAAATCGGCTGAAATCCATTGGCCTGGCCCCAGAGAAGGGTGGCAGCGCTCGTGGCCCTCCGAGGGACCGGTCGCGCCGAGGGCGAGGCTGGGGTCACTAGCCGGTCGATCGTGGCGTTTCGGCAGGCTGAATGTTGCTGAATGTAAACAGATGTTGCCCCGTATCCCGGGGCCGGCAGGGGCTGCCAAGGCTGCTGCAAGCCCGTCACCAGGAGATCGGGATTCTTTGTGCGAATCCGCCCAGATCCGAGGCAGGGCTGAGGGGTTGGCGATCGAGCGGCCGGTTGTTGTTCTCGCGGGCGAACGAGGTGCCGGGTGGAAAAGCATAGTCGCTGAACTTGCGCTCGCCGGGCAGCACCTCAGTCCCTCCGTCCAGCCACGACCGCTTGCTCACATGGATGCGGGTATGCGCGCCGGACGGGTATGAGCGGTTGGGGCCGCCTGGACCATACTCGTACACGGTACTCTGCGCCGTCTGTTGGCGGCCGCGCTTGCTGGCGGCGGCGGCATGAGAGCTGGCGGTCGAGGCGAGGACGGCGACCAGCACCAGTCTGGTCATGACAATCGCGTTCATCGAAAAACTTTCCATGTGAGTTTCCTGATGCCGACGCCTCTCGCATCGGCCTCAGGGCCTGTAAAGAATTCACTCTTTGCGCGATGTTGCTGAGCGCCTGCGCGGGCGGATGCATGCGCAACGGCTGCAATATCTGGTCATTCGCCGCAGAACGGAGGTTGTGATCGTCGTCGCCGCTGCGCTCGTGCGGCAGTGGGCCAATCAAATTCAACGACCGGAAACAGTACAGCAATCTCAAAGCCACACCGCGGCCACAGCCGTTTCGTTTCAGAGCAGGTAGGTGCTCTTGAGGTGTGGAATGTCGGTTTTGCGAGCCTGGCTGATCGCGGTGGTGATGAGTGGCGTATCGATTGCGAGTTCGCTTCCCCTTGTGCTGTGGCCGCAGCCGGCAGTGGCGCAGACCGCGGAGGCGATCATGATCGAAGGCAATCGCCGCGTGGAGGCCGATACGGTCCGCTCCTACTTCAGGCCCGGCCCGGGCGGGCACTTCGATCAGCCGGCCATCGACGACGGTCTGAAGGCGCTGATTGCGACCGGCCTGTTCCAGGACGTGAAGGTCAATCGCGGCCCCGGCGGCATCGTGGTGTCGGTGGTGGAAAATGCCGTGATCGGGCGTGTCGCGTTCGAGGGCAACAAGAAGATCAAGGACGAGCAGCTCTCGGCCGAAATCCAGTCCAAGCCGCGCGGGACCTTCTCGCGGGCGATGGTGCAGTCCGACACGCTGCGAATTGCCGAGATCTATCGCCGTTCCGGCCGCTACGACGTGCGCGTCACGCCGGAGATCATCGAGCAACCGAGCAACCGCGTCGACCTCATCTTCACGGTCGCGGAAGGCTCCAAGACCGGCGTCAAGTCGATCGAGTTCATCGGCAATAGTGCCTTCTCGGCGGCGCGCTTGCGCGACGTGATCAAGACGCACGAGAGCAATCTTCTCAGCTTTCTCGGCAACAACGACATCTACGATCCGGATCGGGTCGAAGCCGACCGCGACCTGATCCGTCGCTTCTATCTCAAGAATGGCTTCGCCGATGCGCAGGTCGTGGCGGCGCTGACCGAATATGATGCCGAGAAGAAGGGTTTTCTTGTCACCTTCAAGATCGACGAAGGCCAGCAATATCGTGTCGGATCGGTCAACTTCCGCTCCAGCATTCCGAACTTCGACCCCACTTCGATGCGCGCCTATTCGCGCGTCAACGTCGGTTCGCTCTACAACGTCGAATCGGTCGAGAAGTCGGTCGAGGAGATGCAGATCGAGGCGTCGCGCCGCGGCTTTGCCTTCGCCGTGGTCCGCCCGGGCGGTGACCGCAACTTCGAAGCGCATACCGTGGCTGTGGTCTTCAATATCGACGAAGGCCCGCGCACCTATATCGAGCGTATCAACCTCCGCGGCAACACCCGCACGCGCGACTACGTGATCCGGCGCGAATTCGACATCTCGGAGGGCGACGCCTACAACCGCGCGCTGGTCGACCGCGCCGAGCGGCGGCTGAAGAACCTGGATTACTTCAAGAGCGTCAAGATCGTCACGGAGCCCGGCTCCTCCAGCGACCGCGTGATCCTGATCGTCGATCTCGAGGAGAAGTCGACCGGCGACTTCTCGATTTCGGGCGGCTACTCCACCAGTGACGGCGCGCTCGCCGAAGTCTCGGTCTCCGAGCGCAACCTGCTCGGCCGTGGGCTCTACGGCAAGGCGTCCGTCAGCTATGGT
Coding sequences:
- a CDS encoding efflux transporter outer membrane subunit, with protein sequence MSSAKENHHPTPSLLRTALSRAGSVCVALMLSGSLAGCAVGPNYAGPPRLELPSHWSIKSASRRESGRLDRWWLRLRDPLLNRLIEQAAEANPSVAKAKAVVREARATVQQTTAGLFPSVSGTGSVTDNKSSAGSASVLVDSAPYALHQASFDSSWELDLFGGTQRGIEAALRGEQSAEKDLRDSLVTLIGDVAVYYVEARGYQARIALAQRTAVSQRDTEKLTRSKYDAGSGNAVDLAKATAQAASTEANVPTYQAALAADVHRLGILLGRPPDGVASLLAQSAPVPAPRMPLPAGLPADLLLSRPDVVSAERKLAQATAKIGQAEADRYPAVSLTGSVGTSALRAGDLAKYSSVSWSVGPSVTVPVFDAGKRQATARIAEAQRDQAFATFHSTLLTALEDVENALVSLSRERVRAAKLTEAAKNYREAARLSRSLFETGSASFIDVLDAERSLYSAEDSLIQSKVSAAKDYISLAKALGGGWVDPVDISTPIIVDTNTGPHLRETVK
- the bamA gene encoding outer membrane protein assembly factor BamA, coding for MSVLRAWLIAVVMSGVSIASSLPLVLWPQPAVAQTAEAIMIEGNRRVEADTVRSYFRPGPGGHFDQPAIDDGLKALIATGLFQDVKVNRGPGGIVVSVVENAVIGRVAFEGNKKIKDEQLSAEIQSKPRGTFSRAMVQSDTLRIAEIYRRSGRYDVRVTPEIIEQPSNRVDLIFTVAEGSKTGVKSIEFIGNSAFSAARLRDVIKTHESNLLSFLGNNDIYDPDRVEADRDLIRRFYLKNGFADAQVVAALTEYDAEKKGFLVTFKIDEGQQYRVGSVNFRSSIPNFDPTSMRAYSRVNVGSLYNVESVEKSVEEMQIEASRRGFAFAVVRPGGDRNFEAHTVAVVFNIDEGPRTYIERINLRGNTRTRDYVIRREFDISEGDAYNRALVDRAERRLKNLDYFKSVKIVTEPGSSSDRVILIVDLEEKSTGDFSISGGYSTSDGALAEVSVSERNLLGRGLYGKASVSYGQYSRGISLSFVEPYLLDYRLALGLDVSYRQQLANSYTSYGVTTLGFSPRLGFALREDLSLQLRYSLYQQSITLASAYNNCNNNASNTSLAYNPTPAYIKSILGGVDPTNSTDSGVYGYGCYGDGESSLPVRKELANGATWTSALGYTLNYNTLDNTKNPTDGLLIDFRQDFAGVGGNVTYLKTAVDTKYYTSLVSEIVSVIHLQGGILNKIGDQDLRMLDHFQMGPNLVRGFASNGIGPRDITYASLGASGDALGGTKYWGASMELQMPFWFLPKEVGLKGAVYADAGSLWGYQGPTSWSATGEVSTAACPTCGLQYDDGNVVRSSVGVGLIWASPFGPLRFDYAVPLTKGKYDTVQEFRFGGGTSF